A section of the Citrus sinensis cultivar Valencia sweet orange chromosome 8, DVS_A1.0, whole genome shotgun sequence genome encodes:
- the LOC102630577 gene encoding rac-like GTP-binding protein RAC1 gives MSASRFIKCVTVGDGAVGKTCMLISYTSNTFPTDYVPTVFDNFSANVVVDGSTVNLGLWDTAGQEDYNRLRPLSYRGADVFLLAFSLISKASYENVAKKWIPELRHYAPGVPIILVGTKLDLRDDKQFLADHPGAVPITTAQGEELRKLIGAPVYIECSSKTQQNVKAVFDAAIKVVLQPPKNKKKKKRKAQKACSIL, from the exons ATGAGTGCATCGAGGTTCATAAAGTGCGTGACGGTCGGTGACGGCGCCGTCGGCAAGACTTGCATGCTCATTTCTTACACCAGCAACACTTTCCCGACG GATTATGTGCCAACAGTATTTGACAATTTCAGTGCAAATGTGGTAGTGGATGGAAGCACTGTTAATCTTGGGTTGTGGGACACTGCAG GCCAGGAAGATTACAATAGACTAAGACCATTGAGCTACCGCGGGGCAGATGTCTTCTTACTTGCATTCTCTCTCATTAGCAAGGCCAGCTATGAAAATGTTGCTAAGAAA TGGATTCCTGAGTTGAGGCATTATGCACCTGGTGTTCCAATAATTCTTGTCGGGACGAAGCTCG ATCTTCGGGATGATAAGCAGTTCCTTGCAGATCACCCTGGTGCAGTGCCAATTACCACGGCCCAA GGGGAGGAATTGAGAAAGTTGATAGGTGCTCCTGTTTACATTGAGTGTAGTTCCAAAACACAACAg AATGTGAAAGCTGTCTTTGATGCGGCCATCAAGGTGGTTCTCCAGCCGccaaagaacaagaagaaaaagaagagaaaggcACAAAAGGCTTGCTCTATATTGTGA
- the LOC102630884 gene encoding uncharacterized protein LOC102630884 encodes MSNHQEDLSLLLSLQDKVLETPPGSPSNPGSSSPGYLSDDGSPRQRGQVDMSAFRNIVQDCLDYEPKPVDKIKKPKLSKKSNDPEVENFSGLRIRNPVVAPSELSERFSEIRFVRLSTIKNLLLGDTLSGCWATVAVLTEKGHPKTSSIGQNYCIWKLGCLEENTISVFLFGDAYQKNWKEHAGTVFALFNCSVRKDAKGPGFSLSVSSASQIIKMGTSVDYGVCKGKRKDGMACNTVINKRKGIYCGYHRLKASDRFITTRSELKGGNLRTAFRSPLNSEGIYLFDPLTDRTNLQKPKQPVKVLSVEGLKKALSNAGKVTTNTHSQGIRFLNEMAGPKTGNRESIKPGRQSTNLEKRKSPTVKPDPSLVTNQQADDKRRKTDQGQALADKTQKGTGKMIELDMVSSDEDF; translated from the exons ATGTCAAATCACCAAGAGGATCTTAGCCTTCTCCTCTCTCTTCAAGACAAAGTTTTAGAGACTCCTCCAGGTTCTCCTTCAAATCCAGGCTCTTCTTCACCAG GCTACTTATCTGATGATGGATCTCCAAGGCAGCGAGGGCAAGTGGACATGTCTGCTTTTAGAAATATTGTTCAAGATTGTCTTGATTATGAGCCAAAACCAGTTGATAAGATCAAAAAACCAAAACTatcaaagaagtcaaatgATCCGGAGGTTGAAAACTTTTCTGGCTTGCGTATAAG gAACCCAGTGGTCGCCCCTTCAGAGCTCAGTGAGCGTTTCTCAGAGATCAGATTTGTTCGGTTGTCCACTATAAA GAATTTATTGCTGGGGGACACTCTTTCGGGCTGTTGGGCTACTGTTGCAGTGTTGACTGAAAAGGGCCATCCTAAGACTAGTTCTATAGGGCAGAATTATTGTATATGGAAGCTTGGGTGTTTGGAGGAAAATACTATTTCGGTCTTTTTGTTTGGTGATGCTTATCAGAAAAATTGGAAAGAGCATGCTGGAACAGTTTTTGCACTGTTCAATTGTAGTGTTCGCAAAGATGCCAAG GGACCAGGTTTTTCTTTGAGTGTGAGCTCCGCAAGTCAAATTATAAAGATGGGTACTTCAGTCGACTATGGAGTTTGCAAAGGAAAAAGGAAGGATGGGATGGCTTGTAACACTGTCATAAATAA gCGCAAAGGGATATACTGCGGTTATCATAGATTG AAAGCATCAGATAGATTTATCACAACTCGAAGTGAATTAAAGGGAGG GAACTTGAGAACAGCATTTAGGAGCCCTCTCAACTCAGAAGGCATTTACTTATTTGACCCTCTAACTGATAGAACAAATTTGCAAAAGCCCAAGCAGCCCGTGAAGGTATTGTCAGTGGAAGGACTCAAAAAGGCTTTAAG TAATGCAGGCAAAGTGACAACAAATACACACTCACAAGGAATTAGATTTCTCAATGAAATGGCAG GCCCAAAAACTGGGAATAGAGAATCTATAAAGCCAGGCCGACAATCTACTAACTTAGAAAAGAG GAAATCTCCTACAGTGAAACCAGATCCATCACTAGTTACGAACCAACAGGCAGACGACAAAAGAAGGAAAACAGACCAGGGCCAAGCATTGGCTGACAAAACTCAAAAGGGAACAGGAAAAATGATTGAATTGGACATGGTTAGTTCGGATGAAGACTTTTGA
- the LOC102612206 gene encoding beta-galactosidase 13-like — MVMSSFLFLITTLLSLLASFAVADGNKTLGVTYDGRSLIINGKREILFSGSIHYTRSTPDMWPDLIQKAKRGGLNVIQTYVFWNIHEPVQGQYNFQGQYDLVKFIKMIGEHGMYASLRLGPFIQAEWNHGGLPYWLREVQNITFRSDNEPFKYHMKKYVTMIIKKMKDEKLFASQGGPIILVQIENEYSTIQLAYREKGNKYVQWTGNLAVGMNIGVPWVMCKQKDAPDPIINTCNGRYCGDTFTGPNKPNKPSLWTENWTAQFRVYGDPPSQRSVEDLAFSTARFISRNGTLINYYMYHGGTNFGRTSANFVTTRYYDEAPLDEFGLQRDPKWGHLKDLHRALKLCKKALLWGYPSVQKLGQDLEAIVYEGHGACAAFLSNNSTYMAKTISFRGRNYYLPSKSISILPDCQTVVYNTQTIVSQHNSRNFVPSVVANKRLSWDWETYTESIPTFEQLENKATNPLELFNLTKDTTDYAWYSMIITLGRGDLPMRANASPVLIVASLGHALVAFVNGEYVGNGHGSHLDKSFVFRKPIKLKEGPNHIQILGSVVGFPDSGAYMEKRFAGPHRVEILGLNTGTLELTKNRWAHQVGLYGEEAKIFTLGGLNKVKWTKIEGKRPALTWFKTYFDAPEGNHPIAIQMNRMGKGMIWINGQSIGRYWISYLSPLGQPTQSEYHIPRSYLKPTGNLMVILEEEEEARPEEIKFVVVDRDTICSYISDIHPPPVQSWGSKNNVSEYTANNRKASAVLTCPDFKVITNVQFASYGDSIGICGGYQYGNCNAQDTKEVVERFCLGKHTCQIPFEKELLIRNWDPCPNVKKSLAVQVKCGFK; from the exons ATGGTGATGAgcagttttctttttctaatcaCCACCCTCCTTAGTCTGCTGGCTTCATTTGCAGTAGCTGACGGAAACAAGACGCTCGGTGTCACTTATGATGGGAGGTCTTTGATCATTAATGGCAAAAGGGAGATACTTTTTTCGGGTTCAATTCATTACACTAGAAGCACCCCTGAT ATGTGGCCTGATCTTATTCAAAAGGCTAAACGCGGAGGCTTGAATGTGATTCAGACATATGTATTTTGGAACATTCATGAACCAGTGCAAGGCCAG TACAATTTTCAAGGACAGTATGATTTAGTGAAATTCATTAAGATGATTGGGGAACATGGTATGTATGCAAGTCTTCGCCTTGGACCTTTCATTCAAGCTGAATGGAATCACGG AGGATTGCCTTATTGGCTAAGGGAGGTCCAAAATATCACGTTTCGTTCTGATAACGAACCATTCAAG TACCAcatgaaaaaatatgttaCGATGATCATCAAAAAGATGAAAGACGAGAAGTTATTTGCGTCACAAGGAGGCCCCATTATCTTAGTTCAG ATCGAAAACGAGTACAGTACAATTCAACTTGCATatagagaaaaaggaaataagtATGTGCAGTGGACAGGAAACTTGGCTGTTGGGATGAACATTGGAGTGCCATGGGTTATGTGCAAGCAAAAAGATGCTCCTGATCCAATT ATCAATACTTGCAATGGAAGGTACTGTGGAGATACTTTCACTGGTCCCAATAAACCCAACAAGCCATCTCTATGGACTGAGAACTGGACCGCTCA GTTTAGAGTATATGGAGATCCACCATCTCAAAGATCAGTAGAAGATCTTGCATTTTCAACTGCTCGATTCATCTCAAGAAATGGAACACTAATTAACTACTACATG TACCATGGTGGGACAAATTTTGGTCGAACAAGTGCCAATTTTGTGACTACTCGATACTATGATGAAGCACCTCTTGATGAATTTG GTTTGCAAAGGGATCCGAAATGGGGTCACCTCAAGGACCTGCACAGGGCTTTGAAGTTGTGCAAGAAGGCTCTCCTTTGGGGATATCCTAGCGTCCAAAAATTAGGCCAAGATCTAGAG GCAATAGTCTATGAAGGACATGGGGCTTGTGCTGCTTTCTTATCCAACAACAGTACTTATATGGCAAAGACTATTAGCTTTAGGGGTAGAAACTATTACCTTCCTTCAAAATCGATTAGCATCCTTCCTGACTGCCAGACTGTAGTTTACAACACTCAAACT ATTGTATCACAACATAATTCGAGGAACTTTGTGCCATCAGTGGTTGCAAACAAGAGGCTTTCCTGGGACTGGGAGACGTACACAGAAAGTATTCCTACCTTTGAGCAACTTGAAAATAAGGCCACGAACCCATTGGAGCTCTTTAACCTCACAAAAGATACCACAGACTATGCTTGGTATTCAATGAT AATAACTTTGGGTCGGGGTGACTTGCCAATGAGAGCAAATGCTTCCCCAGTTCTAATTGTTGCAAGTCTAGGCCATGCTTTAGTTGCTTTTGTAAATGGCGAATACGTGG GAAATGGACATGGGAGCCATTTAGATAAGAGTTTTGTCTTCAGGAAGCCGATAAAGTTGAAGGAAGGCCCCAACCATATACAAATCTTGGGCAGTGTGGTTGGATTCCCA GATAGCGGTGCCTACATGGAGAAAAGATTCGCAGGGCCACATAGGGTAGAGATTCTTGGCTTGAACACTGGAACTCTTGAACTTACAAAAAATCGATGGGCTCATCAG GTTGGATTGTATGGTGAAGAAGCTAAGATTTTCACTCTAGGAGGACTAAACAAGGTGAAATGGACAAAGATTGAAGGCAAAAGGCCAGCTCTTACATGGTTCAAG ACATACTTTGATGCTCCTGAAGGAAACCACCCAATAGCCATTCAAATGAACAGGATGGGCAAAGGTATGATTTGGATCAATGGTCAAAGCATTGGCAGATATTGGATCTCTTACTTGTCTCCTCTTGGCCAGCCTACTCAATCAGA GTACCATATTCCAAGATCATACTTAAAGCCAACGGGCAATCTGATGGTGATATtggaagaagaggaagaagcaAGGCCTGAAGAGATTAAATTTGTTGTAGTTGATAGAGATACAATCTGTAGCTACATCTCAGACATTCACCCACCTCCAGTGCAGTCATGGGGATCAAAGAACAATGTGTCGGAATATACAGCTAATAATCGCAAAGCATCGGCTGTTTTGACATGCCCAGACTTCAAAGTAATCACCAATGTACAGTTTGCTAGCTACGGTGATTCAATAGGTATCTGTGGAGGCTATCAATATGGAAATTGCAATGCACAAGATACAAAGGAAGTTGTTGAAAGG TTCTGCTTGGGGAAACATACCTGTCAAATTCCCTTCGAGAAAGAGCTTTTAATCAGGAACTGGGATCCTTGTCCCAATGTGAAGAAGAGTCTGGCCGTTCAAGTGAAGTGCGGCTTCAAGTAG